A region from the Rufibacter sp. DG15C genome encodes:
- a CDS encoding cyanophycinase, translating to MITLDQTPKGILIAVGGNEDKGTFPLKKKRFHLNFFELGILRKIIDTMGGPEARIEVITTASMIPEEVGELYLRAFMVLGCHNVGLLDIRDEQDAHQPEYLERLKVANGVMMSGGDQSRLSNIFGGTPFHKIMLDRYLHEEDFVIAGTSAGAMAMSDVMIKGGSSPSSLLKGSVRLDNGLAFQKNVIFDSHFVKRGRFGRLMEAVATHPFKIGIGLGEDTGVLIRQGNIIETIGSNLVIIVDGHHIKHNNTPYAAPGIPLSIEHLLVHVLAYGNFYDIKERKFSHVPFPG from the coding sequence ATGATTACATTAGACCAAACCCCTAAAGGCATCTTGATAGCGGTAGGCGGCAATGAAGACAAAGGCACCTTCCCCCTAAAAAAGAAGCGTTTCCACCTCAATTTCTTTGAGTTAGGCATCTTGCGCAAAATCATTGACACCATGGGCGGGCCAGAGGCCAGAATTGAGGTGATCACCACGGCATCTATGATTCCAGAAGAGGTGGGTGAGTTGTACCTGCGGGCGTTTATGGTCTTGGGATGCCACAATGTGGGGCTTCTGGACATACGGGATGAGCAGGACGCCCACCAACCAGAATACCTGGAACGGCTTAAAGTAGCCAACGGCGTCATGATGAGCGGCGGAGACCAATCCAGGCTCTCCAATATATTTGGCGGCACGCCTTTCCATAAGATCATGCTGGACCGGTACCTGCACGAAGAGGACTTTGTGATTGCCGGTACCAGCGCGGGCGCCATGGCCATGTCTGATGTGATGATCAAAGGCGGAAGCTCACCCAGTTCCCTACTCAAGGGATCAGTGCGGCTAGATAATGGCTTGGCCTTCCAGAAAAACGTGATTTTTGACTCTCACTTTGTAAAGCGGGGCCGCTTTGGCAGGTTAATGGAAGCCGTAGCCACCCATCCCTTTAAGATTGGCATTGGCCTAGGCGAAGACACGGGCGTCCTTATTCGGCAGGGCAACATCATTGAGACCATTGGCTCCAACCTGGTCATCATTGTAGACGGCCACCACATCAAGCACAACAATACGCCCTACGCAGCGCCGGGCATCCCTTTGTCCATTGAACACCTTTTGGTCCATGTGCTGGCCTACGGAAACTTCTATGACATCAAGGAGCGCAAATTCTCACATGTTCCCTTCCCGGGATGA
- a CDS encoding murein L,D-transpeptidase — MKFPNMYFRLLLCLVVGILVFSACAKSNDKKSQSKTQTAAPLPQQTDSVFVTKYTLSQPAFKEHLPLMKLFYRERGYKFAWFKNGELIPQAGKLQEVLKGAHAEGLNPRDYQVVDMASLFKNLETAKDDSAKHKIQQEIDVALTGTYFNYASDFYRGTVNPKNMDNIEWEVKKNKIKLHKALQTILKERDSRYPYYEFEALHTGYIRLRDALKNYRAIKQQGGWPRIELAKPIKPGDSAQAVVALRQRLLGKTAAAVANANTYDQNLATAVKKFQVNHGLKPDGVVGGETLKKLNVTIDERIDQIIINMERWRWVPKRFEDKYVFVNIPEYVMHVMEKDKEVLTMKVVVGKELNATPVFSDKLEYIVFYPYWNITPDILAEEIAPAQAKNPNYLAKNDMEVVKDLGNNKVEVLSPSSVDWYSIDNKAKIRVRQRPGKKNPLGYVKFIFPNEHNVYLHDTPADHLFNQTERGFSHGCVRIEKPFEFAQYLLKDQKKWTPSAIQAAMHGGEEKYVNLSAKVPVYMVYFTAWVDDAGEVHFRDDVYGHDRDLEMAYFR; from the coding sequence ATGAAGTTTCCGAATATGTATTTCCGGCTCTTGCTATGCCTTGTGGTCGGGATTCTTGTGTTTAGCGCCTGCGCTAAGTCAAATGATAAAAAATCACAATCCAAGACCCAGACAGCCGCTCCCTTGCCACAGCAGACAGACAGCGTGTTTGTGACCAAGTACACTTTAAGCCAGCCAGCCTTTAAAGAACACCTTCCTTTAATGAAGCTATTCTACCGCGAAAGAGGGTACAAGTTTGCCTGGTTTAAAAACGGCGAGTTGATTCCGCAGGCAGGCAAGTTGCAAGAGGTCTTGAAAGGCGCCCACGCCGAAGGCTTGAACCCCCGCGACTACCAAGTGGTGGACATGGCTAGCCTGTTCAAAAACCTTGAGACCGCCAAAGATGATTCTGCCAAGCACAAGATCCAGCAGGAGATTGACGTGGCCTTAACGGGTACCTACTTTAACTATGCCTCAGACTTCTACAGAGGAACCGTGAACCCCAAGAACATGGACAACATAGAGTGGGAGGTAAAGAAAAACAAAATCAAGCTGCACAAAGCCTTACAGACCATTTTGAAGGAGCGTGACAGCCGGTATCCATATTATGAGTTTGAAGCCTTGCACACAGGCTACATCCGGTTACGCGATGCCTTGAAGAACTACCGTGCCATTAAACAACAAGGAGGATGGCCTAGAATTGAATTAGCCAAGCCAATTAAGCCCGGCGATTCTGCTCAAGCCGTAGTGGCCCTGCGCCAACGCCTGCTGGGTAAAACCGCTGCTGCGGTAGCCAACGCCAACACCTATGACCAAAACCTAGCCACCGCCGTGAAGAAGTTTCAGGTGAACCACGGCTTAAAACCAGATGGCGTAGTAGGCGGCGAGACGCTTAAGAAACTGAACGTGACCATTGATGAGCGCATTGACCAGATCATCATCAACATGGAACGCTGGCGCTGGGTACCCAAGCGTTTTGAAGACAAGTACGTCTTCGTGAACATTCCTGAGTACGTGATGCATGTGATGGAAAAGGACAAGGAAGTCTTGACCATGAAAGTGGTGGTAGGGAAGGAATTGAACGCCACCCCGGTGTTCAGTGACAAACTGGAGTACATTGTGTTCTACCCATATTGGAACATCACGCCAGACATTCTAGCCGAAGAGATTGCCCCAGCCCAAGCCAAAAACCCGAACTATCTTGCCAAAAACGATATGGAGGTGGTCAAGGACTTAGGCAACAACAAAGTAGAGGTGCTTTCTCCTTCTTCAGTAGACTGGTATTCCATTGACAACAAAGCTAAGATTAGAGTGCGCCAGAGACCAGGCAAGAAGAACCCGCTGGGCTACGTGAAGTTTATCTTCCCTAATGAGCACAACGTCTATCTGCATGACACACCCGCCGACCATTTGTTCAACCAAACAGAGCGCGGATTCAGCCACGGTTGTGTGCGTATTGAGAAGCCGTTTGAATTTGCCCAATACCTACTAAAGGATCAGAAGAAATGGACACCTTCTGCCATTCAAGCGGCCATGCACGGCGGTGAAGAGAAATACGTGAATCTATCTGCTAAAGTACCTGTGTATATGGTGTATTTTACGGCTTGGGTAGATGACGCCGGTGAGGTTCATTTTAGAGATGACGTCTACGGTCATGACCGCGATTTAGAGATGGCCTATTTTAGATAA
- a CDS encoding M1 family metallopeptidase: MTQESSATVALSQDPHSFARPQQAIIKHVDWDLVVDFDKKQISGNGIYRIEQTNHSLEIVLDIRDLTIHSVKLDDDPSEQEFTLSAPVKYLGQALRIPLQKKTRTVTIAFETKPQAAALQWLTPEQTAGKHHPFLFTQSQAILARTWLPCQDSPGVRFTYTAKVKVPAHLLPLMSADNPQEKSAQGEYFFKMDQPIPSYLLSLAVGNLEFRPVGKRCGVYAEPETIQDATYEFADTEKMLEAAEALYGPYLWGRYDLLVLPPSFPFGGMENPKLTFATPTIITKDRSLTSLIAHELAHSWSGNLVTNATWNDFWLNEGFTVYFERRIMEALYGHDYSEMLHTLGYQDLQHALTDDLASTPKDTCLKLDLQGSDPDEGLTEIAYEKGNYFLRHIEKLVGQERFDQFVKAYFNTYKFQSMDTTRFLEILEKELINGDAALREQINANAWVYEPGIPAGIEPPHARKFDQVKEQLQKWEAGTPPSELETNHWSTHEWLYFLRGLSKSLTLAKMEELDQAFTFTQSGNSEIVAVWLQHAITHNYTPANARLEEFLTHVGRRKFLVPLYKALLAQPDGKQRAKALYKKARPNYHAVATSTFDEMVGV, encoded by the coding sequence ATGACGCAAGAATCTTCTGCAACGGTTGCCCTTTCCCAAGACCCTCACAGCTTTGCCAGGCCTCAACAAGCCATCATCAAACACGTGGACTGGGACTTGGTGGTAGATTTTGACAAGAAACAGATCTCTGGGAATGGTATTTACAGAATAGAACAGACCAACCACAGCCTGGAGATTGTCTTGGATATAAGAGACCTGACCATCCATTCTGTAAAGCTAGACGATGACCCCTCAGAGCAGGAGTTCACGCTTTCGGCGCCAGTCAAGTACCTGGGGCAGGCGTTGCGCATTCCCTTGCAAAAGAAAACTAGGACTGTTACCATTGCCTTTGAAACCAAGCCACAAGCCGCCGCATTGCAGTGGCTGACACCTGAGCAGACGGCTGGCAAGCACCATCCCTTTTTGTTCACGCAGTCACAGGCCATACTGGCGCGCACCTGGCTTCCGTGCCAAGACAGCCCGGGCGTGCGGTTCACGTACACTGCAAAAGTCAAGGTGCCTGCTCATCTCTTACCCTTGATGAGCGCTGATAACCCCCAAGAGAAGAGCGCCCAAGGCGAATACTTTTTCAAGATGGACCAGCCAATTCCTTCTTATCTGTTGTCATTGGCGGTGGGTAACCTAGAGTTTAGGCCAGTGGGCAAGCGGTGCGGAGTTTATGCTGAGCCAGAAACCATCCAGGATGCCACCTATGAGTTTGCTGATACAGAGAAAATGCTGGAAGCCGCCGAAGCACTTTACGGTCCTTACCTCTGGGGCCGGTATGACTTGCTGGTGCTACCGCCTAGCTTCCCGTTTGGCGGTATGGAAAACCCTAAATTGACTTTTGCCACGCCTACCATCATTACCAAGGACCGCTCGCTCACTAGTCTCATTGCGCATGAACTTGCCCACTCCTGGTCAGGGAACCTGGTCACCAACGCCACCTGGAATGACTTCTGGTTGAACGAAGGCTTTACCGTCTACTTTGAACGCCGCATCATGGAGGCGCTCTACGGCCATGACTATTCAGAGATGCTGCACACCCTGGGCTACCAAGACTTGCAGCACGCTTTAACAGATGATCTGGCCTCAACCCCCAAAGACACTTGCCTAAAACTAGATTTACAAGGAAGTGACCCAGACGAAGGGCTCACCGAGATTGCCTATGAGAAGGGGAATTACTTTCTGCGGCACATTGAGAAACTGGTAGGACAAGAACGGTTTGACCAGTTTGTAAAAGCCTACTTCAACACCTATAAATTCCAGTCCATGGATACTACTCGTTTTCTGGAGATTCTGGAAAAAGAGCTCATAAATGGAGATGCCGCCCTACGTGAGCAAATCAATGCGAACGCTTGGGTGTATGAACCTGGCATACCCGCAGGCATTGAACCACCGCACGCCCGCAAGTTTGATCAGGTGAAAGAGCAACTGCAAAAGTGGGAAGCCGGCACACCCCCCTCAGAACTGGAAACCAACCACTGGAGCACGCACGAATGGCTCTACTTTCTAAGGGGCTTATCTAAATCCCTGACCTTGGCTAAAATGGAGGAACTGGACCAAGCCTTTACGTTCACCCAATCAGGCAATTCAGAGATTGTGGCGGTATGGTTGCAACATGCCATCACCCATAACTATACACCGGCCAATGCCCGACTAGAGGAGTTTCTAACCCATGTGGGTCGGCGCAAGTTTTTGGTACCTTTGTACAAAGCCCTGTTAGCCCAGCCTGACGGCAAGCAAAGAGCCAAGGCGCTCTACAAAAAAGCTAGACCCAACTACCATGCGGTGGCCACCAGCACCTTTGATGAAATGGTGGGTGTATAA
- a CDS encoding DUF3127 domain-containing protein, with protein sequence MSFDVQGRLHEIFDETQVSEKFRKREFVLEIPDGSYTQYAKFQLTQDKCNILDNYKTGDEVKVAFNLSGKPFTKNGTTMYFTNLQAWRVEHAGAPAPAQNGGGGRPAFSQEPAKANSFISDDMDNDLPF encoded by the coding sequence ATGTCTTTTGATGTTCAAGGAAGATTACACGAGATCTTTGACGAAACCCAAGTGAGCGAAAAATTCCGTAAGCGTGAATTTGTACTTGAAATTCCGGATGGCTCTTATACGCAATACGCTAAGTTTCAGCTTACGCAAGACAAGTGCAACATTCTAGACAATTATAAAACCGGCGATGAAGTGAAAGTGGCGTTTAACCTGAGCGGCAAGCCGTTCACCAAAAACGGGACCACCATGTATTTCACCAACTTGCAGGCTTGGAGAGTGGAGCACGCAGGTGCCCCTGCCCCAGCCCAAAACGGCGGTGGCGGACGTCCAGCGTTCTCACAAGAGCCAGCCAAGGCCAATTCATTCATCAGTGATGACATGGACAACGATCTTCCTTTCTAA
- a CDS encoding SDR family oxidoreductase gives MTQQDNSGKVMVVTGASSGIGKATVEALAQTGATVVMVCRHEGRAQDALQEITAKVPQAKLNVYLADLSELDAVRALAQELKDAYPAIDVLINNAGIIPGLLSNSKEGLELAWVTNHLAPFLLTNLLMNSLLAAPQGRIINLTSEAHRLGQIDFGQLGNPKHYSAITAYSDSKLANILFTYELAKRVEFTNLTVNCVHPGVVATNFGKSSSRFVRALLFMGRFFMRSSQKGAETPVFLATSPEVEKISGKYFKDKKQIKSAMGTYNAHTARRLWELSEEQTGF, from the coding sequence ATGACACAGCAAGACAATTCAGGGAAAGTAATGGTAGTGACGGGCGCCAGCTCGGGCATAGGCAAAGCCACCGTAGAGGCTTTGGCCCAAACCGGTGCCACGGTGGTGATGGTATGCCGCCACGAAGGCCGCGCCCAGGACGCCCTGCAGGAAATAACCGCCAAAGTGCCCCAAGCCAAACTAAACGTTTACCTGGCAGATTTATCAGAACTAGACGCCGTGCGTGCCCTAGCCCAAGAATTAAAAGACGCCTACCCTGCCATTGACGTGCTCATTAACAACGCGGGCATCATCCCAGGCTTGTTAAGCAATTCCAAAGAAGGGCTGGAACTGGCCTGGGTCACCAACCATTTGGCGCCATTCCTGCTTACCAACCTGCTTATGAACAGTTTGCTGGCCGCCCCGCAGGGAAGAATCATCAACCTCACCTCAGAGGCGCACCGCTTGGGACAGATTGATTTCGGGCAGTTGGGCAACCCCAAGCATTACAGCGCCATTACCGCCTATTCAGACTCTAAACTGGCCAACATCCTGTTCACCTATGAGCTGGCCAAACGGGTGGAGTTCACCAACCTGACGGTCAACTGCGTGCACCCAGGCGTAGTGGCCACTAACTTTGGTAAGTCCAGCAGCCGGTTTGTCCGGGCGCTCTTGTTCATGGGACGCTTTTTTATGCGGTCCAGCCAAAAAGGCGCTGAAACGCCCGTCTTCCTGGCCACGTCTCCAGAGGTAGAGAAGATAAGCGGCAAGTATTTCAAAGACAAAAAGCAGATCAAGTCTGCCATGGGCACCTACAACGCCCACACCGCCCGCCGGCTCTGGGAGCTGAGCGAGGAACAAACCGGTTTTTAG
- a CDS encoding isoaspartyl peptidase/L-asparaginase family protein: MENTFALALHGGAGTITRELLTPELDSAYRAALQDALNVGHRLLNNGGTALEAVEAVVVSLEDHPLFNAGKGSVFNKRGRHEMDASIMCGKTLAAGAVAGVRNVRNPVQLAGQVLRHSDHVFLCMQGAEEFARKQGLAFEPDEYFYTKQRYEQWQQLRDSDVYMLDHTEDLKDKKFGTVGAVALDKAGNIAAATSTGGMTNKNFNRIGDTPVIGAGTYANNKTCAISCTGHGEFFIRAVVAYDISCLVEYKGLSLTQAADIVVHDKLVRLGGEGGLIGISATGEITMPFNSEGMYRASWVSGKAPVVAIYKD, encoded by the coding sequence ATGGAGAATACCTTTGCCCTTGCCCTACACGGTGGTGCCGGCACCATCACCCGCGAACTGCTCACCCCAGAACTGGACAGCGCCTACCGCGCCGCCTTGCAGGATGCCTTAAACGTGGGACACAGACTATTAAACAATGGTGGCACTGCCTTGGAAGCCGTGGAGGCCGTGGTGGTATCATTGGAAGATCATCCCTTGTTCAATGCTGGCAAAGGGTCTGTCTTTAACAAAAGAGGCCGCCATGAAATGGACGCCTCCATCATGTGCGGCAAAACCCTGGCAGCGGGGGCGGTGGCCGGGGTGAGAAACGTCCGGAACCCAGTGCAATTGGCCGGCCAGGTGCTGCGCCACTCAGACCACGTGTTCTTGTGCATGCAGGGCGCCGAGGAGTTTGCCCGCAAGCAAGGCCTAGCCTTTGAACCAGACGAGTATTTCTATACCAAGCAGCGCTATGAGCAATGGCAGCAATTGCGCGACTCTGATGTGTACATGCTGGACCATACAGAAGACCTCAAGGACAAGAAATTTGGCACCGTGGGCGCGGTGGCGCTGGACAAAGCCGGGAATATTGCCGCGGCCACCTCTACGGGCGGCATGACCAACAAAAATTTTAACCGCATAGGCGACACGCCCGTGATTGGGGCCGGTACCTACGCCAACAACAAAACCTGCGCCATCTCCTGCACCGGTCACGGTGAATTCTTTATAAGAGCAGTAGTAGCCTATGACATTTCCTGCCTTGTGGAATACAAAGGCTTAAGCCTCACGCAAGCCGCCGACATTGTGGTGCATGATAAACTGGTGCGCTTGGGCGGTGAAGGTGGATTGATAGGTATTTCCGCTACAGGCGAAATCACCATGCCTTTCAATTCTGAGGGAATGTACCGCGCCTCCTGGGTGAGCGGTAAGGCGCCGGTGGTGGCAATTTACAAAGACTAA
- the dinB gene encoding DNA polymerase IV: MNMVVADNRIIAHLDLDTFFVSVERLRNAQLKEKPVIIGGMSDRGVVASCSYETRFYGVHAGMPMRMAKQLCSEAIILRGDMEAYSKYSNDVTSVIASQAPVYEKASIDEHYLDVSGMDKFFGTWQWTNELRQTIMKETGLPISFGLSVNKTVSKIATGQAKPNGALQVGKDEIKPFLAPLSIKKIPGVGQKNYQLLRNMGIPTIEVLTMVPVKMMQKVLGKEGVHIWEKANGIDRAPVVPYTEQKSISTEKTFGTDTTDIEFLNNLLVSMTEGLAFDLRAQGKLAGCITVKIRYANFDTHTQQVSIPYNASDHILIRRAKELFQKLYNRRLLIRLLGVRLSNLVQGFQQIDLFEDTTQHASLYQAMDKIRFRYGGEAVKRAVGI; this comes from the coding sequence ATGAATATGGTGGTAGCAGACAATAGAATCATTGCGCACTTAGACTTAGATACGTTTTTTGTTTCGGTGGAGCGCTTGCGTAACGCGCAGCTCAAAGAGAAGCCCGTCATCATTGGCGGCATGTCAGATAGAGGCGTGGTGGCCAGCTGTAGTTATGAGACGCGGTTTTACGGGGTGCACGCCGGCATGCCTATGCGAATGGCCAAGCAGCTTTGCTCTGAGGCCATCATCCTGCGCGGCGACATGGAAGCCTACAGCAAGTACTCCAATGATGTGACCAGCGTCATTGCCAGCCAGGCCCCGGTCTATGAGAAGGCGTCCATTGATGAGCATTACTTGGATGTGAGCGGCATGGACAAGTTCTTCGGGACGTGGCAGTGGACCAATGAACTGCGTCAGACCATCATGAAGGAGACGGGACTGCCTATCTCGTTCGGGTTATCGGTGAACAAAACGGTTTCCAAAATTGCCACGGGGCAGGCCAAGCCCAACGGTGCACTACAGGTGGGTAAAGACGAGATTAAACCGTTTTTGGCGCCGCTGTCCATCAAGAAAATTCCGGGGGTGGGGCAGAAGAACTACCAGCTGTTGCGCAACATGGGCATTCCCACTATTGAGGTGCTCACCATGGTGCCTGTGAAGATGATGCAGAAGGTGCTGGGCAAGGAGGGCGTGCACATCTGGGAGAAGGCCAACGGTATTGACCGCGCGCCCGTGGTTCCATACACCGAGCAGAAGTCCATCAGCACGGAAAAAACCTTCGGGACTGACACCACCGACATAGAGTTTTTGAACAACCTATTAGTCTCCATGACCGAAGGCTTAGCCTTTGACCTGCGCGCGCAGGGCAAGCTGGCCGGTTGCATCACGGTCAAAATTCGCTACGCCAACTTTGACACCCATACCCAGCAGGTATCCATCCCTTACAACGCCTCAGACCATATTCTCATTAGAAGAGCCAAAGAGCTGTTCCAGAAACTCTACAACCGCCGCCTGCTCATTCGGTTGCTGGGCGTGCGGTTGAGTAATCTGGTGCAGGGTTTTCAGCAGATAGACCTCTTTGAAGACACCACCCAGCACGCCAGCCTCTACCAAGCCATGGACAAAATTAGGTTTCGCTACGGCGGCGAAGCAGTCAAGCGGGCTGTGGGGATTTAA
- a CDS encoding helix-turn-helix domain-containing protein, translating into MHDLYLLIFQGEGETLEFKKTITHANRIARTIVSFANARGGQILVGVQDDGTVCGVDPEEEKHTLEEAIHFYCQPPVPVRYEEVDMEQGTVLKVIIPESNQKPHLAKVKEDDWRGYVRVGDESVQTSQLVEKSMQLEPLEESIAEVLNYQEAKVLELLAKHRKLTIKQFTQMANLSRRRVQRLLVDLTLQGKIRMHDKEKVPFFTLS; encoded by the coding sequence ATGCATGACTTGTATCTGCTCATTTTTCAGGGCGAAGGCGAGACGCTGGAATTCAAAAAGACCATCACCCACGCCAACCGCATTGCCCGCACCATTGTGTCCTTTGCCAATGCGCGCGGCGGCCAGATCTTGGTGGGCGTGCAGGACGATGGCACCGTCTGCGGCGTAGACCCCGAAGAAGAGAAGCACACCCTTGAAGAAGCCATTCATTTCTATTGCCAGCCACCGGTGCCCGTGCGCTATGAAGAAGTAGACATGGAACAGGGAACCGTCCTAAAAGTCATCATCCCCGAAAGCAACCAGAAACCACACTTGGCTAAAGTCAAGGAAGACGATTGGCGCGGCTACGTGCGCGTGGGGGATGAAAGCGTCCAGACCAGCCAACTGGTAGAAAAGTCCATGCAACTGGAGCCCCTGGAGGAAAGCATCGCTGAGGTTCTCAATTACCAGGAAGCGAAGGTTTTGGAGTTGCTGGCCAAACACCGTAAACTCACCATCAAGCAGTTCACGCAAATGGCCAACCTCTCCAGGCGCCGCGTGCAACGCCTCCTGGTGGACCTGACCCTGCAAGGCAAAATAAGAATGCACGATAAAGAGAAAGTACCGTTCTTCACACTCAGCTAA
- a CDS encoding ferritin-like domain-containing protein, translated as MKLTSLSDLFIHQLKDLFNAEQQLLKAMPDMLDKASNTNLKTAISSHMKETEMQITRLQQCFKILGVDGNGEKCKAMEGLLREAKEFMEHEADAEVMDAGLIACAQRVEHYEIAGYGTACTYAKFLGHTDVLNLLQEILGEEKKADEKLTFIAETAVNNRAENH; from the coding sequence ATGAAATTAACATCCTTAAGTGATCTGTTCATCCATCAATTAAAAGACTTGTTCAACGCAGAGCAGCAGCTTTTAAAGGCCATGCCAGACATGTTGGACAAGGCCTCCAATACCAACCTTAAAACTGCCATCAGTTCCCACATGAAGGAGACTGAGATGCAGATTACCAGACTACAGCAGTGCTTTAAAATCTTAGGCGTAGACGGAAACGGTGAGAAGTGCAAAGCCATGGAAGGCCTTTTAAGAGAGGCCAAAGAGTTCATGGAACATGAGGCAGACGCCGAAGTAATGGATGCCGGGCTGATTGCCTGCGCCCAGCGCGTAGAGCACTATGAGATAGCCGGCTACGGTACTGCCTGTACCTACGCCAAGTTCTTAGGACACACAGACGTATTGAACCTTCTGCAAGAGATCTTAGGCGAAGAGAAAAAAGCCGATGAAAAACTGACCTTCATTGCAGAAACAGCAGTAAACAACAGGGCAGAGAACCATTAA
- a CDS encoding toxin-antitoxin system YwqK family antitoxin → MQAQVWPWKWNQVDKDGNRHGRWRVFYEHKQAQVLSQGKYKHGKDFGTWKTFSETGKLERLEKYERNGKRIQTTFYHPNGKVSHKGAAYLFEQDSLLMYKWHGDWQYYDSLGTWVGWKSFHRGRPTSEKPIPTKANTSNKK, encoded by the coding sequence GTGCAGGCGCAAGTATGGCCCTGGAAGTGGAACCAAGTTGACAAAGACGGCAACCGGCATGGCAGGTGGCGGGTATTTTATGAGCACAAACAAGCGCAGGTGTTATCACAAGGAAAATACAAACACGGCAAGGATTTTGGAACCTGGAAAACTTTTTCCGAAACTGGTAAACTGGAGCGTCTGGAAAAGTATGAGCGCAACGGCAAGCGCATTCAAACCACCTTTTATCATCCCAACGGTAAGGTATCGCATAAAGGGGCCGCGTACCTGTTTGAGCAAGACAGCCTACTCATGTACAAATGGCATGGTGACTGGCAATATTATGATTCTTTGGGCACCTGGGTTGGCTGGAAGTCCTTTCACCGCGGCAGGCCCACCTCAGAAAAGCCTATTCCTACCAAGGCAAATACTAGCAATAAGAAGTAA
- a CDS encoding helix-turn-helix transcriptional regulator — protein sequence MTDLLPRIKELLTWAGEGPAGFADAIGLPRPVMSHILAGRNKPSLEVVQKIIARFPEVQAQWLLLGAGEMLTSLDSDSRGKFGETNAKVGEYSDEPPLHTEQNANPAVEKVHSSSPVNTLSNYTKKKVKQVLLMYEDGTFESFYPQS from the coding sequence GTGACAGATCTGTTGCCTAGAATAAAAGAGTTACTGACCTGGGCCGGCGAAGGTCCTGCTGGCTTCGCGGATGCGATTGGCTTGCCCCGCCCTGTGATGAGCCACATCTTGGCTGGCCGCAACAAGCCAAGTCTAGAAGTAGTGCAAAAAATAATAGCGCGCTTTCCAGAGGTGCAAGCCCAGTGGTTGCTGCTTGGTGCCGGCGAAATGCTAACGTCTTTGGATAGTGACTCTCGAGGAAAATTTGGAGAGACTAACGCTAAGGTTGGAGAGTATTCAGATGAGCCTCCTTTGCATACTGAACAAAATGCAAATCCTGCTGTAGAGAAAGTCCATTCTTCTTCACCTGTCAATACGCTTTCTAATTATACGAAAAAGAAAGTAAAACAGGTATTGCTTATGTATGAAGACGGCACCTTTGAAAGCTTCTACCCTCAGTCTTAA